A single window of uncultured Pseudodesulfovibrio sp. DNA harbors:
- the greA gene encoding transcription elongation factor GreA: MDRIPISKEGHEKITQELADLKAQRPAIIQAIKEAREEGDLSENAGYDAARERQGMLEARITYINSRMPLFDVLDLNTLGGERAIFGSTVEIEDIDTEEVRTFTLLGPDDADHKNGSISVLSPMGQAILGKEVGDEAIVDAPRGRIEYEILSVKFLGSAGLTK, translated from the coding sequence ATGGATCGTATTCCCATTTCAAAAGAAGGGCACGAAAAGATTACCCAGGAGCTGGCCGACTTGAAGGCCCAGCGTCCGGCCATTATTCAGGCTATCAAGGAAGCTCGCGAAGAGGGAGACCTCAGCGAAAACGCGGGCTATGATGCCGCGCGTGAACGCCAGGGCATGCTTGAAGCGCGTATTACGTACATCAACTCGCGCATGCCGTTGTTTGATGTTCTTGACCTGAACACCCTTGGCGGAGAGCGTGCTATCTTCGGTTCTACTGTGGAAATTGAAGACATCGATACCGAAGAGGTACGCACTTTTACTTTGCTTGGACCGGACGATGCGGATCATAAGAATGGTTCCATTTCCGTTTTGTCCCCTATGGGGCAGGCCATTCTTGGCAAGGAAGTGGGCGATGAAGCCATTGTTGACGCTCCGCGCGGTCGTATCGAGTACGAAATCTTGTCCGTCAAATTTCTTGGCTCCGCAGGGTTGACCAAGTAA
- a CDS encoding RluA family pseudouridine synthase, which translates to MTIKPGLEVLHADKHIVVVNKPSGLLSVPGKGEAHQDCVVSRVRELYPNCIEQPSVHRLDQDTSGLLVLALTVDAHRTLSKQFMDRLVGKRYIALLDGVVEEQAGTIELKFRLDPDNRPHQVYDPVKGKNGITRWRKLGVENGQTRVEFKPHTGRTHQLRLHSSHEKGLGFPIVGDRLYGTGTGPGQLKLHASTLRFRHPVSMKPMEFITAAPF; encoded by the coding sequence ATGACGATTAAACCCGGCTTGGAAGTTTTGCATGCGGATAAGCATATAGTGGTCGTGAATAAACCGAGTGGATTGTTGTCCGTCCCCGGCAAGGGCGAGGCTCATCAAGACTGTGTTGTCTCACGGGTGCGAGAACTGTATCCAAACTGTATTGAACAGCCGTCTGTTCATCGACTCGATCAGGATACTTCCGGCTTGCTTGTTTTAGCCCTCACTGTGGATGCTCACCGGACACTTTCCAAACAGTTTATGGATCGACTGGTGGGTAAGCGATATATCGCACTTCTTGATGGCGTGGTGGAAGAACAGGCTGGCACCATTGAACTGAAGTTCCGTCTAGATCCCGATAATCGACCGCATCAGGTCTATGATCCCGTGAAAGGCAAAAATGGTATTACGCGGTGGCGCAAACTTGGTGTTGAAAATGGGCAAACTCGTGTTGAATTCAAGCCTCACACCGGGCGTACTCATCAGTTGCGCTTGCATTCCTCTCATGAAAAAGGATTGGGGTTTCCGATTGTGGGAGATCGCCTTTACGGTACAGGAACCGGGCCGGGGCAACTGAAACTTCACGCATCCACCTTGCGTTTTAGACATCCGGTGAGCATGAAGCCTATGGAATTTATCACCGCCGCGCCTTTTTGA